The stretch of DNA TAACTATTTTTTCTAATTGCGCAGCGCCTCCTGCGCGCGCGAGTTCCAATCGGCAGGGCTCATAATGCTCTGGGCGGCCCATTCGCCGGCAGCGTCAGGTCCATTTTGTAGCTGGGCCTCATTAAATTGCCAGACCACGAATTGGGGCGGGCTGCCAGTAAATTCCGCCGATTTAAGGTACTGCAGTAAAGTGGCCCACGGGCCAACATCCCCGGGATTCCACTTGAGCGAGACCGGCCGGTCGATCTTGTTCGACAGCCGCTGTGAAAATCCGAAATAGGGCTGCACAAAACTATTGCCGACCACGGCCACCGGCGCCGGATCGCTGTCCAGCAATCCCGCGTCAGCCTTGGGGGCCTGGCGGATGACGTAGGCCTCGGGCCCGATCGCGCGCTTCCGTTCCGGCGAAAGGAAATTGGCGGCGAGGTCGCCGAGATGGCGATCGTTGATCCAGTCGCCGAGCTTCATTCCCGTTCCGGTTTTTCCCGGCAGCGGACCCGATGAAAGTATCAATGCCGCCACCTGGTCGGCGCTGGCCTCCGCGGCAAATGTCGTCCAGTGGAAGTCGGCGCGGTAGAACACCTCTTGCTTGCCGGCGATCACGGTCTTGAACGCATCCCTGACGTCGATTGCGGTGACGCCGCTGGATCGGAGCTCGGTCAACAGCGCGTCATAGCGCTTCTGGATCCCGTCCGACATCGCGACGCCGTCGGGCAACAGGGGCTCATAGTATCTCGGCTTCAGCGGAACGATCAGCACGATCAGCTTGATGTTCTTTTTCGCAAACAGGCGGCTCGCGCCGGCGATCAGGCCGATCGATGATTTGTCTGCCGCGGGCTTTGCGGTCGTCAGGCTTTCCCATCCGGCAAACAGCCAGTTTTGCTTGCCCTCGAGCACGGCGTCGCGCGCAAATGAAGCCGTCGCTGTCGCGAACAAAACGGCTGTCGCCGCAATCAGGTTTGCAAGGAGCCGGCGCACGAAATCAATGACCTTCGGTTTGCCGCAGCATCTGCCGCTCGGCATCGCTGAGCGGTGCAACGAGGGATCGCATCGACCATTCCCATATCACAACCTTTGCGCCCGCCAACATGTCAGGCTTCTGTTGCAGCATCTTGAGCAGAGCGCCCGCAAAGCCGCCACCGGCCTCGCTGACCTGCGCGACCTCACGCGCGAGCGCCGCCTGCAGGTATTCGATGAAATCGGAATTTTGCGAAAACGAAGATCCGGCGAGCAGGACTGATGGCGCCGCGGCGTCGTCCAGGAGCCCGCCGGAGCGCTGGATGCTAGCCCGCGCAGCCTCGGTATATTCCGCAGCCGGCGCCAGCCATTTCGGCGCGTCCTGCAATCCTGCCAAACGCGCAAGGTCGCCCGGACGCTCGTGCCGAGCACCGCGTGTCAGGCTGACGCGTTCTGTTCCCGCCCCCAGCACGCCGTTGACAAGCTTGGCTGTGGCTTCGGCCGCGAACTGTGCGCCAGTGCTGTCCCAGTGTGTGTCAGTGCGCCAATAGCCGGGCCGTGGCCACTGATCCCG from Bradyrhizobium sp. AZCC 1693 encodes:
- a CDS encoding alginate O-acetyltransferase AlgX-related protein — protein: MRRLLANLIAATAVLFATATASFARDAVLEGKQNWLFAGWESLTTAKPAADKSSIGLIAGASRLFAKKNIKLIVLIVPLKPRYYEPLLPDGVAMSDGIQKRYDALLTELRSSGVTAIDVRDAFKTVIAGKQEVFYRADFHWTTFAAEASADQVAALILSSGPLPGKTGTGMKLGDWINDRHLGDLAANFLSPERKRAIGPEAYVIRQAPKADAGLLDSDPAPVAVVGNSFVQPYFGFSQRLSNKIDRPVSLKWNPGDVGPWATLLQYLKSAEFTGSPPQFVVWQFNEAQLQNGPDAAGEWAAQSIMSPADWNSRAQEALRN
- a CDS encoding alginate O-acetyltransferase AlgX-related protein encodes the protein MIKILTVLAIIFAGFVSVVVRGGDSLYEILRTAPLKDYLSGSLSGRVDRAVFDAIPRGAGLNGFSAGLLYKGLRDAGPQVWAGCNDWLYSAEELRVDRRDAENMAARIRMLPHLVQAFAERKILLVVVPVPDKAEQVEAQLCGIAADPSRVRANAWAQAAGATKLHQVNLRDQWPRPGYWRTDTHWDSTGAQFAAEATAKLVNGVLGAGTERVSLTRGARHERPGDLARLAGLQDAPKWLAPAAEYTEAARASIQRSGGLLDDAAAPSVLLAGSSFSQNSDFIEYLQAALAREVAQVSEAGGGFAGALLKMLQQKPDMLAGAKVVIWEWSMRSLVAPLSDAERQMLRQTEGH